From Helicobacter sp. MIT 21-1697, a single genomic window includes:
- a CDS encoding bactofilin family protein, translating into MAIFVSDNKQLDGVSSSSGGGATIIAQGTRIKGEINTDCRLHIDGEFEGNIHSKDTVMVGKSGIIKGDVQTASLIVSGRFVGNVTSNVLEIKPQGRVEGIVVVGEIIIERKGIFIGESKIKDSKVKTDIASLELSKKDKQ; encoded by the coding sequence ATGGCAATCTTTGTTAGCGACAATAAACAACTTGATGGAGTAAGTTCATCTAGTGGCGGTGGAGCAACTATCATCGCGCAAGGCACAAGAATTAAGGGGGAAATCAACACAGATTGTAGATTGCATATTGATGGTGAATTTGAGGGGAATATTCACTCTAAAGACACCGTGATGGTTGGTAAGAGTGGTATCATCAAAGGTGATGTGCAAACAGCTTCTTTGATTGTAAGCGGACGTTTTGTTGGTAATGTAACTTCAAATGTGCTTGAGATTAAACCTCAAGGGCGTGTAGAGGGGATAGTGGTTGTAGGCGAGATTATTATTGAACGCAAAGGTATATTTATAGGCGAGAGCAAGATTAAAGATTCAAAGGTAAAAACAGATATTGCTTCACTTGAGTTATCTAAAAAAGATAAGCAATAA